One window of Oncorhynchus tshawytscha isolate Ot180627B unplaced genomic scaffold, Otsh_v2.0 Un_contig_2910_pilon_pilon, whole genome shotgun sequence genomic DNA carries:
- the LOC112247015 gene encoding bMERB domain-containing protein 1-like yields MEKERKSSKQYGSLERSKLDGKADKKAEEDIVSMADSTITIDHIEGELFRIERIRDVLVRRESELRYMMDDIQLCKEITRLKKELQKLVSVSDTDKSNEDRQREEELLQQIHKLVETRDFLVDDVEFERLREREEDKEMADFLQSKFPKTSKKKEDRRMTSKGQQTSSTPFVTKTGLTLLKECCGFTCSVM; encoded by the exons ATGGAAAAGGAGCGAAAATCCTCCAAACAATATGGGTCTTTGGAACGAAGCAAATTGGATGGAAAAGCTGATAAGAAGG CAGAGGAAGACATTGTCTCAATGGCGGACTCCACCATCACAATAGATCACATCGAAGGGGAGCTTTTCAGAATCGAGCGGATACGTGATGTTCTAGTACGGAGGGAATCAGAACTAAGATACAT GATGGACGACATTCAGCTTTGCAAGGAAATCACACGGCTGAAAAAAGAACTTCAGAAGCTGGTGTCTGTTTCAG ACACAGACAAATCCAACGAGGAccggcagagggaggaggagttgcTGCAGCAGATCCACAAGCTGGTGGAGACCAGGGACTTCCTGGTGGATGACGTGGAGTTTGAGAGGCTCAG ggagagagaggaggacaaagaAATGGCTGATTTCTTGCAGTCTAAATTCCCAAAGACCTCAAAGAAAAAAG AGGACCGAAGGATGACCTCCAAAGGCCAGCAGACTTCGTCCACTCCCTTCGTCACCAAAACTGGTCTCACCCTTCTGAAGGAGTGTTGCGGCTTCACATGCTCTGTCATGTAG
- the LOC112247016 gene encoding LOW QUALITY PROTEIN: major facilitator superfamily domain-containing protein 6-like (The sequence of the model RefSeq protein was modified relative to this genomic sequence to represent the inferred CDS: inserted 1 base in 1 codon): protein MGLLMSTKHLISLVWSPLASFLSKHYNKRRAVITGSLVCSAGAALILLLIPSTGVETLTSHCNISHLSVSSTEELSDYVRVVGSVMSTTHTTIVSHKGGKRNVLESHHGASKTSPTVRRVSRSAEKEKQREKDEDRLEFLGSLKVMDVQHQLFFMLLIVVSIWELMAAPLEWTVDDGLYEYLDFVDASDRYSSTGVWGLLGAVCGASGAGLLVSHLDCLIGSHTPREAVHFYSYAAVTTLAVPVVAFLPLYLNKKRSRSTGLFKALQLVRGDLRALLCAATAFLMGLAGSAVDDLLLWQMQDHGSSELHMGLSLAVPLLSRAAFPLLSGRVSKLLSPGRVLLVGTVCLALQCLYYSLLWGPWTAIPVQVLSCFSSGALWWAVQVQCEDVTTPGTERSVRRVYQALSLDLGAGLGSMAGGFVVHRFGXSVLFRGVAVMLLLWCLFLPLLQWKAPPQRRINYSRLLASDTSEVSESESEQETDWLEKALEDDEQ, encoded by the exons ATGGGCCTTCTCATGAGCACCAAGCATCTCATCTCCCTGGTCTGGAGCCCTCTGGCCAGCTTTCTGTCCAAACACTACAACAAGAGGAGGGCAGTGATTACAGGGTCTCTGGTCTGTTCAGCAGGGgcagccctcatcctcctgcTTATCCCATCCACAGGCGTCGAGACGCTGACCAGTCACTGCAACATCTCTCACCTCAGTGTGAGCTCCACTGAAGAGCTGAGTGACTATGTGCGTGTTGTTGGCAGTGTAATGTCTACCACCCACACTACCATTGTGTCCCA TAAAGGAGGGAAGAGAAATGTCTTAGAGTCCCACCACGGTGCCTCTAAGACTTCACCCACAGTGAGGAGGGTTAGCAGGTCAGCAGAAaaggagaagcagagggagaaggatgaggACCGCTTAGAGTTCCTGGGCAGCCTCAAAGTTATGGACGTCCAGCACCAGCTCTTCTTCATGCTCCTCATCGTGGTGTCGATATGGGAGCTGATGGCCGCCCCTCTGGAATGGACAGTGGACGATGGGCTCTATGAGTATTTGGATTTTGTGGATGCGTCTGATCGCTATAGTAGTACAGGAGTGTGGGGGTTGCTTGGGGCTGTGTGTGGGGCGAGTGGTGCAGGACTGCTGGTGAGCCACCTGGACTGCCTCATTGGCTCACACACACCCAGGGAAGCTGTCCACTTCTACTCCTATGCAGCTGTGACAACCCTGGCCGTGCCTGTGGTGGCCTTCCTGCCCCTCTACCTAAACAAGAAGCGTAGTCGATCCACTGGGCTCTTCAAAGCTTTACAGCTGGTGCGAGGGGACCTCCGTGCCCTGCTGTGTGCTGCCACTGCCTTCCTAATGGGGCTGGCGGGGTCTGCGGTGGATGACTTACTGCTGTGGCAGATGCAGGACCATGGGAGCAGCGAGCTGCACATGGGCCTCTCTTTAGCCGTACCGTTGCTCTCCCGGGCCGCCTTCCCTCTGCTGAGTGGCCGGGTGTCGAAGCTCCTGAGCCCAGGCAGGGTCCTGCTGGTGGGGACGGTCTGCCTGGCCCTGCAGTGCCTTTACTACTCCTTACTGTGGGGCCCATGGACTGCAATACCTGTCCAGGTGCTGAGCTGCTTCAGCAGTGGCGCCCTCTGGTGGGCAGTGCAAGTGCAGTGCGAGGACGTGACCACGCCGGGCACAGAGAGGAGCGTGAGGAGGGTCTACCAGGCCCTCTCTCTGGACCTGGGGGCAGGGCTGGGCAGCATGGCCGGGGGGTTTGTTGTCCACAGGTTTG TATCTGTGCTATTCAGAGGGGTAGCGGTGATGCTGCTCCTGTGGTGCCTGTTTCTACCCCTGCTCCAGTGGAAAGCCCCACCCCAACGCAGGATCAACTACTCCCGCCTCCTCGCTTCTGACACCAGTGAAGTGAGCGAATCAGAGTCAGAGCAGGAGACAGACTGGCTGGAGAAAGCCTTGGAGGATGACGAGCAATAA